A part of Hippopotamus amphibius kiboko isolate mHipAmp2 chromosome 16, mHipAmp2.hap2, whole genome shotgun sequence genomic DNA contains:
- the LOC130838631 gene encoding zinc finger protein 234-like isoform X4 yields MVNNVLKCKINKKKERVHLGTCILGVLGRALLSDVFHSQQVALLLLNRFLGLHLFSSCISHLLEEAVTFKDVAVTFTEEELGLLDSAQRKLYQEVMLENFRNLVSVEKEKRLLVVKTATQREGKSEGKILSEMETVSEAGPHEELSCWQTWQHIAGDLTRCQASMIKSSEFHQQGDSPSQVGAGFSITRTGQKPYPCNECTVSFSDVSSSDLHQQIHSGEKSHTCSECGKSFCYSSALRIHQRVHSGEKRYKCDECGKEFSQSSQLQTHQKVHTVEKPFKCEHCGKGFSRRSTLTVHCKLHTGEKPYNCDECGRAFIHASHLQEHQRIHTGEKPFKCDICSKTFRRRSALNSHCMIHTGEKPYKCEECGKCFTCSSNLHIHQRVHTGEKPYKCEECGKCFIQPSQFQAHRRIHTGEKPYVCKVCGKGFIYSSSFQAHQGVHTGEKPYRCGECGKNFRMKIHYQVHLVVHTGEKPYKCDVCGKGFRQSSYLKIHQKAHSIEKPYKCGECGQGFNQSSRLQIHQLIHTGEKPHKCEECGKGFSRRADLKIHCRIHTGEKPYNCEECGKVFSQASHLLTHQRVHSGEKPFRCEECGKSFSRSSHLQAHQKVHTGEKPYRCEECGKGFKWSLNLDMHQRVHTGEKPYKCGECGKHFSQASSLQLHQSVHTGEKPYRCDMCGKVFSRSSQLQYHKRVHTGEKPYKCETCGKSFSWRSNLGWSKESTK; encoded by the exons GAGGCAGTGACCTTCAAGGATGTGGCCGTGACCTTcacagaggaggagctggggctgcTGGACTCCGCCCAAAGGAAGCTGTACCAGGAAGTGATGCTGGAGAACTTCCGGAACCTGGTCTCAGTGG aaaaggaaaaaaggcttTTGGTGGTGAAGACAGCAACCCAAAGAGAAGGGAAGTCAG AAGGAAAAATCCTAAGTGAGATGGAGACTGTTTCTGAAGCAGGACCACATGAAGAGCTTTCCTGCTGGCAGACCTGGCAACACATTGCAGGAGACTTAACCAGGTGTCAAGCCTCCATGATAAAAAGTTCTGAGTTCCACCAACAAGGTGACTCACCCAGCCAGGTTGGGGCAGGATTCTCTATAACTCGCACAGGTCAGAAACCTTATCCGTGCAATGAATGTACAGTATCTTTCAGTGATGTCTCCAGTTCTGATCTTCATCAACAAATACACTCAGGAGAGAAGTCTCATACATGCAGTGAGTGTGGAAAAAGCTTCTGTTACAGCTCAGCACTTCGCATTCATCAGAGAGTTCACTCAGGAGAGAAACGCTATAAGTGTGATGAGTGTGGCAAGGAATTCAGTCAGAGCTCACAGCTGCAAACTCATCAGAAAGTCCACACCGTAGAGAAGCCATTCAAATGTGAGCATTGTGGGAAAGGCTTCAGTCGTAGATCAACACTTACTGTTCATTGCAAATTACACACGGGAGAGAAACCTTATAATTGTGATGAATGTGGAAGGGCCTTCATTCATGCTTCACATCTTCAAGAACATCAGAGaatccacactggggagaaaccgTTCAAATGTGATATATGCAGTAAGACTTTCCGCCGTAGATCAGCGCTTAACAGTCATTGTATGATCCACACCGGAGAGAAACCATACAAATGTGAGGAGTGTGGGAAGTGTTTCACTTGTAGCTCAAATCTTCATATCCATCAGAGGgttcacacaggagagaaaccttataaatGTGAGGAGTGCGGTAAGTGCTTCATTCAGCCTTCACAATTTCAGGCCCATCGGAGAATCCACACGGGAGAGAAACCATACGTATGTAAAGTGTGTGGTAAGGGCTTCATTTACAGTTCAAGTTTTCAAGCCCATCAGGGAGTCCACACAGGAGAAAAACCATACAGATGTGGTGAATGTGGGAAGAACTTCAGGATGAAAATCCATTATCAAGTTCACCTGGTTGTCCACACTGGGGAAAAACCCTATAAATGTGACGTATGCGGGAAGGGCTTCCGCCAGAGTTCATATCTTAAAATCCATCAGAAGGCCCACAGCATAGAGAAACCTTACAAGTGTGGGGAGTGCGGGCAGGGCTTCAATCAGAGTTCACGACTCCAGATCCACCAGCTgattcatactggtgagaaaccaCACAAATGTGAAGAGTGTGGGAAGGGCTTCAGTCGTAGAGCAGATCTTAAAATTCACTGCAGAATCCACACCGGAGAGAAACCGTATAATTGTGAGGAGTGTGGGAAGGTCTTTAGTCAAGCGTCTCATCTTCTGACCCATCAGAGAGTCCACAGTGGAGAAAAACCATTCAGATGTGAAGAGTGTGGGAAGAGCTTCAGTCGGAGTTCACACCTTCAAGCCCATCAGAAGGTGcacactggagaaaagccttaCAGATGTGAGGAGTGTGGGAAGGGCTTCAAGTGGAGCTTGAACCTTGACATGCATCAGAGGgtccacacaggagagaaaccgtATAAATGTGGGGAGTGTGGGAAGCATTTCAGTCAGGCTTCAAGTCTTCAGCTTCATCAGAGcgtccacactggagagaagccgtACAGATGTGACATGTGTGGTAAAGTCTTCAGTCGGTCTTCACAGCTTCAGTATCACAAGCGAGTTCACACAGGGGAGAAACCTTACAAGTGTGAGACGTGTGGTAAGAGCTTCAGTTGGCGCTCCAATCTT
- the LOC130838631 gene encoding zinc finger protein 234-like isoform X5 translates to MTTFKEAVTFKDVAVTFTEEELGLLDSAQRKLYQEVMLENFRNLVSVEKEKRLLVVKTATQREGKSEGKILSEMETVSEAGPHEELSCWQTWQHIAGDLTRCQASMIKSSEFHQQGDSPSQVGAGFSITRTGQKPYPCNECTVSFSDVSSSDLHQQIHSGEKSHTCSECGKSFCYSSALRIHQRVHSGEKRYKCDECGKEFSQSSQLQTHQKVHTVEKPFKCEHCGKGFSRRSTLTVHCKLHTGEKPYNCDECGRAFIHASHLQEHQRIHTGEKPFKCDICSKTFRRRSALNSHCMIHTGEKPYKCEECGKCFTCSSNLHIHQRVHTGEKPYKCEECGKCFIQPSQFQAHRRIHTGEKPYVCKVCGKGFIYSSSFQAHQGVHTGEKPYRCGECGKNFRMKIHYQVHLVVHTGEKPYKCDVCGKGFRQSSYLKIHQKAHSIEKPYKCGECGQGFNQSSRLQIHQLIHTGEKPHKCEECGKGFSRRADLKIHCRIHTGEKPYNCEECGKVFSQASHLLTHQRVHSGEKPFRCEECGKSFSRSSHLQAHQKVHTGEKPYRCEECGKGFKWSLNLDMHQRVHTGEKPYKCGECGKHFSQASSLQLHQSVHTGEKPYRCDMCGKVFSRSSQLQYHKRVHTGEKPYKCETCGKSFSWRSNLVSHHKIHTGDTFYESVESGQNIKELSKERHPTK, encoded by the exons GAGGCAGTGACCTTCAAGGATGTGGCCGTGACCTTcacagaggaggagctggggctgcTGGACTCCGCCCAAAGGAAGCTGTACCAGGAAGTGATGCTGGAGAACTTCCGGAACCTGGTCTCAGTGG aaaaggaaaaaaggcttTTGGTGGTGAAGACAGCAACCCAAAGAGAAGGGAAGTCAG AAGGAAAAATCCTAAGTGAGATGGAGACTGTTTCTGAAGCAGGACCACATGAAGAGCTTTCCTGCTGGCAGACCTGGCAACACATTGCAGGAGACTTAACCAGGTGTCAAGCCTCCATGATAAAAAGTTCTGAGTTCCACCAACAAGGTGACTCACCCAGCCAGGTTGGGGCAGGATTCTCTATAACTCGCACAGGTCAGAAACCTTATCCGTGCAATGAATGTACAGTATCTTTCAGTGATGTCTCCAGTTCTGATCTTCATCAACAAATACACTCAGGAGAGAAGTCTCATACATGCAGTGAGTGTGGAAAAAGCTTCTGTTACAGCTCAGCACTTCGCATTCATCAGAGAGTTCACTCAGGAGAGAAACGCTATAAGTGTGATGAGTGTGGCAAGGAATTCAGTCAGAGCTCACAGCTGCAAACTCATCAGAAAGTCCACACCGTAGAGAAGCCATTCAAATGTGAGCATTGTGGGAAAGGCTTCAGTCGTAGATCAACACTTACTGTTCATTGCAAATTACACACGGGAGAGAAACCTTATAATTGTGATGAATGTGGAAGGGCCTTCATTCATGCTTCACATCTTCAAGAACATCAGAGaatccacactggggagaaaccgTTCAAATGTGATATATGCAGTAAGACTTTCCGCCGTAGATCAGCGCTTAACAGTCATTGTATGATCCACACCGGAGAGAAACCATACAAATGTGAGGAGTGTGGGAAGTGTTTCACTTGTAGCTCAAATCTTCATATCCATCAGAGGgttcacacaggagagaaaccttataaatGTGAGGAGTGCGGTAAGTGCTTCATTCAGCCTTCACAATTTCAGGCCCATCGGAGAATCCACACGGGAGAGAAACCATACGTATGTAAAGTGTGTGGTAAGGGCTTCATTTACAGTTCAAGTTTTCAAGCCCATCAGGGAGTCCACACAGGAGAAAAACCATACAGATGTGGTGAATGTGGGAAGAACTTCAGGATGAAAATCCATTATCAAGTTCACCTGGTTGTCCACACTGGGGAAAAACCCTATAAATGTGACGTATGCGGGAAGGGCTTCCGCCAGAGTTCATATCTTAAAATCCATCAGAAGGCCCACAGCATAGAGAAACCTTACAAGTGTGGGGAGTGCGGGCAGGGCTTCAATCAGAGTTCACGACTCCAGATCCACCAGCTgattcatactggtgagaaaccaCACAAATGTGAAGAGTGTGGGAAGGGCTTCAGTCGTAGAGCAGATCTTAAAATTCACTGCAGAATCCACACCGGAGAGAAACCGTATAATTGTGAGGAGTGTGGGAAGGTCTTTAGTCAAGCGTCTCATCTTCTGACCCATCAGAGAGTCCACAGTGGAGAAAAACCATTCAGATGTGAAGAGTGTGGGAAGAGCTTCAGTCGGAGTTCACACCTTCAAGCCCATCAGAAGGTGcacactggagaaaagccttaCAGATGTGAGGAGTGTGGGAAGGGCTTCAAGTGGAGCTTGAACCTTGACATGCATCAGAGGgtccacacaggagagaaaccgtATAAATGTGGGGAGTGTGGGAAGCATTTCAGTCAGGCTTCAAGTCTTCAGCTTCATCAGAGcgtccacactggagagaagccgtACAGATGTGACATGTGTGGTAAAGTCTTCAGTCGGTCTTCACAGCTTCAGTATCACAAGCGAGTTCACACAGGGGAGAAACCTTACAAGTGTGAGACGTGTGGTAAGAGCTTCAGTTGGCGCTCCAATCTTGTAAGTCATCACAAAATTCATACTGGGGACACATTTTATGAAAGTGTTGAGAGTGGTCAGAACATCAAGGAACTGTCAAAGGAAAGACATCCTACAAAATGA